Part of the Phycisphaerae bacterium genome, ACGCCAGCTTCCTGTCGTGGTCGCTGGGGTTCTCCGGCGGCGTCATGGTCTACGTGTCGTTTGTCGAGATCCTCGCCAAGGCCCGCGCGGCTCTGTCAACCGATTTCGGCGAGAGCGCCTCCGGTTGGGCGACGGTCGGCGGGTTCTTCGCCGGCATGCTCGTGATCGCGGCGATCGACCGGCTGGTTCCATCATTCGAGAACCCGCATGAACCCCGGCGCGTCGAAGAGATGACGCAGGAGGTCAAGCGGCAGAAGCTGATGCGGATGGGGCTGCTGTCGGCTGCGGCGATCATGATCCACAACTTCCCGGAGGGGCTGGCCACCTTCGCGGCAGCGCTGCAGGAGCCGCGCATCGCCCTGTCCATCACGGTGGCGGTCGCGATTCATAACATCCCGGAGGGCATCGCGGTCTCCGTGCCGATCTTCTACGCCACGGGCAGCCGGCGGAAGGCGCTCGGATACTCGCTGTTGTCCGGCCTGGCGGAACCGGCCGGGGCCCTGCTCGGCTACGTATTCCTGATCGCCTTCATGGGCCCGCAGATGATGGGGTTCCTGTTTGCGGGCGTGGCCGGGATCATGGTGTTCATCTCGCTGGACGAGTTGTTGCCCACGGCCCGGGAGTACGGCAAGCCGCACCAGGTGATCTACGGCGTCATGGCGGGCATGGCCGTGATGGCGATCAGCCTGCTGCTGCTGTGACACCTCTGAAAAGGCGTCAGGACCTGAGACCATCTTGCCGGTTCAGTCGGCGGGGACACAGCGCGCGTGGGCCCAGGCGCGGAGCGCGGCGACCCGTTCGGCCATCGTCACCGACAGCGGCGGCGATGCGGCCAGCGCCCGCCGCAGATGCACGGTCGCGAGGTCGGTCTTCGAAGCATACGCGTCGTGCAGCGCGGCGACGACCGCCTGCTCCAGCTCGGCCCCGCTGAAGCCGTCCGCCGCGTCCGCCAGCGCATCCAGGTCAAACGCCGCCGGATCGCGCTGCCGCTTGCGCAGATGAATCGCCAGAATCTCGCGGCGCACTTCCGGGTCGGGCAGGTCCACGAAGAAGATCTCGTCGAACCGCCCCTTGCGCAGCAGCTCCGGCGGCAGCGCGTCGATGTCGTTCGCCGTCGCCACGATGAACACCGGCGCCGGGTGCTCCTGCATCCAGGTCAGCAGGCTGCCGAACATGCGTTGCGACAGGCCGCCATCCGTACTCCGGCTGGCCGCCGAGGCAAAGGCCTTTTCGATCTCGTCGATCCACAGGATCAGCGGCGCCATGCGTTCGGCCTGTTGCAGCGCCTCGCGCAGCCGGCGCTCGGATTCGCCGACGTAGCGATCGTACAACGCGCCGACGTCCATCCGCAGCAACGGCTGCTGCCAGGCCGTTGCGATCGCCTTCGCGCACAGGCTCTTGCCCGCCCCCTGGACACCGAGCATCAGCACGCCGCGCGGCTGCGTCAGTCCGAACCGCGCCGCCTGATCGGTCAGTGCATTCTGCCGCTGTTCCAGCCAGCGCTTCAGCCTCCGCAAACCGCCGATTTCCACCAGGCTGACCGGCGTCTCGATGTACTCCAGCAGCCCGCCCTGCTGCAGCACCCGCCGTTTCGCCGCCACGACGGCGTTGATGTCGTG contains:
- the zupT gene encoding zinc transporter ZupT: MAYETADLLRAFGLTTFAGLCTGVGSALAFFTRRSHASFLSWSLGFSGGVMVYVSFVEILAKARAALSTDFGESASGWATVGGFFAGMLVIAAIDRLVPSFENPHEPRRVEEMTQEVKRQKLMRMGLLSAAAIMIHNFPEGLATFAAALQEPRIALSITVAVAIHNIPEGIAVSVPIFYATGSRRKALGYSLLSGLAEPAGALLGYVFLIAFMGPQMMGFLFAGVAGIMVFISLDELLPTAREYGKPHQVIYGVMAGMAVMAISLLLL
- a CDS encoding AAA family ATPase encodes the protein MPRIRVRDVTWADGMNDYAELEQLVRLGHVCISIHTFEEDYALGVLRELSLQMNRPLWLWSVSGGVQDGLLSSSVPIPATETPIAGLTHFAHLAPHPLCVTLDLASHLRDDRTLRVLRNLLHRLRSTGGQLVLIDYQEELPAVIASYATRYHLSLPDEQELEQLVIDTLRQANRERPIEIDIARSGLRTIIRNLRGLTRRQAARIIADTIADDRRFDEHDINAVVAAKRRVLQQGGLLEYIETPVSLVEIGGLRRLKRWLEQRQNALTDQAARFGLTQPRGVLMLGVQGAGKSLCAKAIATAWQQPLLRMDVGALYDRYVGESERRLREALQQAERMAPLILWIDEIEKAFASAASRSTDGGLSQRMFGSLLTWMQEHPAPVFIVATANDIDALPPELLRKGRFDEIFFVDLPDPEVRREILAIHLRKRQRDPAAFDLDALADAADGFSGAELEQAVVAALHDAYASKTDLATVHLRRALAASPPLSVTMAERVAALRAWAHARCVPAD